AGGGATAGATCGTGATTTGGCATTCAAACTGGCCGCCCGTGGCGTTTGTACGCTGGAAGATCTCGCCGAACAGGGCATTGATGATCTGGCTGATATCGAAGGGTTGACCGACGAAAAAGCCGGAGCACTGATTATGGCTGCCCGTAATATTTGCTGGTTCGGTGACGAAGCGTAATAAACTGTAGCAGGAAGGAACAGCATGACAGATGTAACGATTAAAACGCTGGCCGCAGAGCGACAGACCTCCGTGGAACGCCTGGTACAGCAATTTGCTGATGCAGGTATCCGGAAGTCTGCTGACGACTCTGTGTCCGCACAAGAGAAACAGACTTTAATTGACCACCTGAATCAGAAAAATTCAGGCCCGGACAAATTAACGCTGCAACGTAAAACACGCAGCACCCTTAATATTCCTGGTACCGGTGGAAAAAGCAAATCGGTACAAATCGAAGTCCGCAAGAAACGCACCTTTGTGAAACGCGATCCGCAAGAGGCTGAACGCCTTGCTGCGGAAGAGCAGGCGCAGCGTGAAGCGGAAGAGCAAGCCCGTCGTGAGGCAGAAGAATCGGCCAAACGCGAGGCGCAACAAAAAGCTGAACGTGAGGCCGCAGAACAAGCTAAGCGTGAAGCTGCTGAACAAGCGAAACGTGAAGCTGCGGAAAAAGACAAAGTGAGCAATCAACAAGACGATATGACTAAAAACGCCCAGGCTGAAAAAGCCCGCCGTGAGCAGGAAGCTGCAGAGCTCAAGCGTAAAGCTGAAGAAGAAGCGCGTCGTAAACTCGAAGAAGAAGCACGTCGCGTTGCTGAAGAAGCACGTCGTATGGCGGAAGAAAACAAATGGACTGATAACGCGGAACCGACTGAAGATTTCAGCGATTATCACGTTACTACTTCTCAACATGCTCGCCAGGCAGAAGACGAAAGCGATCGTGAAGTCGAAGGCGGCCGTGGCCGTGGTCGTAACGCGAAAGCAGCGCGTCCGAAGAAAGGCAACAAACACTCTGAATCAAAAGCTGATCGTGAAGAAGCACGCGCAGCAGTACGTGGCGGTAAAGGCGGAAAACGTAAAGGTTCTTCGCTGCAGCAAGGCTTCCAGAAGCCAGCTCAGGCCGTTAACCGTGACGTTGTGATTGGCGAAACCATCACCGTTGGTGAACTGGCGAACAAGATGGCGGTTAAAGGTTCTCAGGTCATCAAAGCGATGATGAAACTGGGCGCAATGGCAACCATCAACCAGGTTATCGATCAGGAAACTGCACAGCTGGTAGCCGAAGAGATGGGCCACAAAGTTATCCTGCGTCGTGAAAACGAGCTGGAAGAAGCGGTAATGAGCGACCGTGACACGGGTGCTGCGGCTGAACCGCGCGCGCCGGTTGTGACCATCATGGGTCACGTTGACCACGGTAAAACCTCTTTGCTGGACTACATTCGTTCAACGAAAGTGGCCTCTGGCGAAGCGGGCGGCATTACCCAGCACATTGGTGCATACCACGTTGAAACTGAAAACGGCATGATCACCTTCCTGGACACCCCGGGGCACGCCGCGTTTACTTCAATGCGTGCACGTGGTGCGCAGGCAACGGACATCGTAGTCCTGGTTGTTGCTGCCGACGACGGCGTAATGCCGCAGACCATCGAAGCAATTCAGCACGCGAAAGCGGCAGGCGTGCCGGTTGTGGTTGCAGTGAACAAGATCGACAAACCAGAAGCCGATCCAGATCGCGTTAAGAACGAACTCTCTCAGTACGGCATCCTGCCGGAAGAGTGGGGCGGTGAAAGCCAGTTCGTACACGTGTCTGCGAAAGCAGGTACCGGTATCGATGAACTGCTGGACGCTATCCTGTTGCAGGCAGAAGTTCTGGAACTGAAAGCGGTACGTAAAGGTATGGCGAGCGGTGCGGTTATCGAATCCTTCCTCGATAAAGGTCGTGGTCCGGTTGCTACCGTTCTGGTACGTGAAGGTACTCTGCACAAGGGCGACATCGTTCTGTGTGGTTTCGAATACGGTCGTGTTCGCGCAATGCGTAACGAAATGGGTCAGGAAGTGCTGGAAGCAGGTCCGTCCATTCCAGTTGAAATCCTTGGCTTGTCCGGTGTTCCGGCAGCGGGTGACGAAGTTACCGTAGTGCGTGACGAGAAGAAAGCACGTGAAGTTGCACTGTATCGTCAGGGCAAATTCCGTGAAGTTAAACTGGCACGTCAGCAAAAATCGAAACTCGAGAACATGTTCGCCAACATGACCGAAGGCGAAGTTCACGAAGTGAACATCGTTCTGAAGGCAGACGTTCAGGGTTCCGTGGAAGCGATCTCCGACTCCTTGCTGAAACTGTCTACTGACGAAGTTAAAGTGAAGATCATCGGTTCTGGCGTAGGTGGTATCACCGAAACCGACGCTACCCTGGCTGCGGCGTCCAACGCCATCCTGGTTGGCTTCAACGTACGTGCTGATGCCTCTGCACGTAAAGTGATTGAAGCGGAAAGCCTGGATCTGCGTTACTACTCCGTCATCTATAACCTGATCGACGAAGTGAAAGCGGCGATGAGCGGTATGCTGTCTCCGGAACTGAAACAGCAGATTATCGGTCTGGCGGAAGTTCGTGATGTGTTCAAATCACCGAAATTTGGTGCCATCGCAGGTTGTATGGTTACTGAAGGTGTGGTTAAACGTCACAACCCGATCCGCGTTCTGCGCGACAACGTGGTTATCTACGAAGGCGAGCTGGAGTCCCTGCGCCGCTTCAAAGATGACGTTAACGAAGTCCGTAACGGTATGGAATGTGGTATCGGCGTTAAGAACTACAACGACGTCCGCACTGGCGATGTGATCGAAGTATTCGAAATCATCGAGATCCAACGTACCATCGCTTAAGGTTTTTAGGGTTCTATGCGGGATAAGGCGTTTACGCCGCATCCGGCATGGATTGCCTGATGCGACGCTGGCGCGTCTTATCAGGCTACGTGAACAGCCCTTCCACCTGAAATTAATTTTAAAAAGGGGCTAACAGCCCCTTTTTTGTCAGGAGAATTTATTATGGCGAAAGAATTTGGTCGCCCGCAGCGCGTAGCGCAGGAAATGCAAAAAGAGATCGCTCTCATCCTGCAACGCGAAATTAAAGATCCTCGTCTGGGCATGATGACCACCGTTTCCGGTGTCGAAATGTCTCGTGACCTGGCGTATGCAAAAGTATATGTGACGTTCCTTAACGACAAAGATGAAGACGCGGTTAAAGCGGGCATCAAAGCGTTGCAGGAAGCCTCTGGTTTCATCCGCAGCCTGCTGGGTAAAGCGATGCGCCTGCGTATCGTGCCGGAACTGACCTTCTTCTACGACAACTCGCTGGTTGAAGGGATGCGTATGTCAAACCTGGTGACCAGCGTGGTCAAACATGACGAAGAACGTCGTGTTAACCCGGACGACAGCAAGGAGGACTAATGAGTCGTCCTCGTCGTCGCGGTCGCGACATTAATGGCGTTTTGTTGCTGGATAAACCGCAGGGTATGTCCAGCAACGATGCACTGCAAAAAGTGAAACGGATTTATAACGCTAATCGTGCCGGGCATACCGGTGCGCTGGACCCGCTGGCGACCGGCATGTTGCCGATTTGCCTCGGAGAAGCGACGAAGTTTTCCCAGTATCTGCTGGACTCCGACAAACGCTATCGGGTGATTGCGCGTCTTGGACAGCGTACCGATACTTCTGACGCTGACGGACAAATCGTTGAAGAACGTCCGGTAACCTTTAGTGCAGAGCAACTGGCGGCGGCACTGGATACTTTCCGTGGTGATATCGAACAGATCCCTTCGATGTATTCAGCACTGAAATACCAGGGCAAAAAACTGTACGAATATGCGCGTCAGGGAATTGAAGTCCCGCGTGAAGCACGCCCGATTACCGTTTATGAATTGTTGTTTATTCGCCACGAAGGCAATGAACTGGAGCTGGAAATTCACTGCTCAAAAGGCACCTATATCCGCACTATCATTGACGATCTCGGCGAAAAACTCGGCTGTGGCGCGCATGTTATTTACCTGCGTCGCCTGGCTGTAAGTAAATATCCGGTTGAACGGATGGTGACTCTGGAACATCTGCGTGAACTGGTTGAGCAAGCCGAGCAGCAGGATATTCCGGCAGCGGAGTTACTTGATCCATTACTGATGCCAATGGACAGTCCAGCTTCGGACTATCCGGTGGTGAATCTTCCGTTAACGTCTTCTGTTTACTTCAAAAATGGTAACCCGGTTCGTACATCCGGTGCGCCGCTGGAAGGACTGGTTCGCGTTACAGAAGGTGAGAATGGCAAGTTTATCGGTATGGGCGAAATTGACGATGAAGGCCGCGTTGCGCCTCGTCGCCTGGTGGTTGAATACCCGGCGTAATGTTAACCGTCTTGCGATAACAAGTCGCTACGAGTAGAATACTGCCGCTTAACGTCGCGTAAATTGTTTAACACTTTGCGTAACGTACACTGGGATCGCTGAATTAGAGATCGGCGTCCTTTCATTCTATATACTTTGGAGTTTTAAAATGTCTCTAAGTACTGAAGCAACAGCTAAAATCGTTTCTGAGTTTGGTCGTGACGCAAACGACACCGGTTCTACCGAAGTTCAGGTAGCACTGCTGACTGCACAGATCAACCACCTGCAGGGCCACTTTGCAGAGCACAAAAAAGATCACCACAGCCGTCGTGGTCTGCTGCGCATGGTTTCTCAGCGTCGTAAACTGCTCGACTACCTGAAACGTAAAGACGTAGCACGTTACACCCAGCTCATCGAGCGCCTGGGTCTGCGTCGCTAATTCTTGCGAGTTTCAGAAAAGGGGCCTGAGTGGCCCCTTTTTTCAAACTGACGGCAGCAATTCACTGGAAACTAATGTATTGTTGCTATGAATGATCTTCCGTTGCAGAGGTTCGCGCGGCTAATGAGAGGCTTTACCCACATTGGGCTGGGTTAGGGTTGTCATTAGTCGCGAGGATGCGCAGAAGATCGGGTATTAACACCAGTGCCGTAAGGTGCTGTCTAAGAAAGAGAAAGGATATTACATTGCTTAATCCGATCGTTCGTAAATTCCAGTACGGCCAACACACCGTGACTCTGGAAACAGGCATGATGGCGCGTCAAGCCACTGCCGCTGTTATGGTTAGCATGGATGACACCGCGGTATTCGTTACCGTTGTCGGCCAGAAAAAAGCCAAACCAGGTCAGGACTTCTTCCCGCTGACCGTTAACTATCAGGAGCGTACCTACGCTGCTGGTCGTATCCCGGGTAGCTTCTTCCGTCGTGAAGGCCGCCCAAGCGAAGGCGAAACGCTGATCGCGCGTCTGATTGACCGCCCGATTCGCCCGCTGTTCCCGGAAGGCTTCGTCAACGAAGTTCAGGTTATCGCCACCGTGGTTTCTGTTAACCCGCAGGTTAACCCGGATATCGTTGCGATGATTGGTGCTTCCGCAGCACTTTCTCTGTCTGGTATTCCGTTCAATGGTCCGATTGGTGCTGCCCGCGTAGGTTACATCAATGACCAGTACGTACTGAACCCGACTCAGGACGAGCTGAAAGAGAGCAAACTGGATCTGGTTGTTGCCGGTACAGAAGCTGCCGTGCTGATGGTTGAATCTGAAGCTGAACTGCTGAGCGAAGACCAAATGCTGGGCGCAGTGGTGTTCGGTCATGAACAACAGCAAGTTGTTATTCAGAACATCAATGAACTGGTGAAAGAAGCCGGTAAACCGCGTTGGGATTGGCAGCCGGAGCCGGTAAACGAAGCGCTGAACGCGCGCGTTGCTGCGCTGGCTGAAGCTCGTCTGAGCGATGCTTATCGCATCACCGACAAACAAGAGCGTTATGCGCAGGTTGATGTCATCAAATCTGAAACCATCGCGACGCTGCTTGCTGAAGACGAAACCCTGGACGAAAACGAACTGGGTGAAATTCTGCACGCTATCGAGAAAAATGTTGTTCGTAGCCGCGTACTGGCAGGCGAACCGCGTATCGACGGTCGTGAAAAAGATATGATCCGTGGTCTGGATGTGCGTACTGGCGTGCTGCCGCGTACTCACGGTTCTGCGTTGTTCACCCGTGGTGAAACGCAGGCACTGGTTACCGCAACGCTGGGTACTGCACGTGACGCACAGGTTCTTGATGAACTGATGGGCGAACGTACTGACACCTTCCTGTTCCACTACAACTTCCCTCCGTATTCCGTAGGTGAAACTGGCATGGTCGGTTCTCCGAAGCGTCGTGAAATTGGTCACGGTCGTCTGGCGAAGCGCGGCGTGCTGGCAGTAATGCCGGATATGGACAAATTCCCGTACACTGTACGTGTAGTGTCTGAAATTACCGAATCCAATGGTTCTTCTTCTATGGCTTCCGTGTGCGGTGCGTCTCTGGCGCTGATGGACGCAGGTGTGCCAATCAAAGCTGCTGTTGCGGGTATCGCAATGGGTCTGGTGAAAGAAGGCGACAACTACGTTGTACTGTCTGACATTTTGGGCGACGAAGATCACCTGGGCGATATGGACTTCAAAGTTGCGGGTTCCCGCGACGGTATCTCTGCACTGCAGATGGATATCAAAATTGAAGGTATCACCAAAGAGATCATGCAGGTTGCGCTGAATCAAGCTAAAGGTGCGCGTCTGCATATCCTGGGCGTCATGGAGCAGGCGATCAACGCGCCGCGTGGTGATATCTCTGAGTTTGCACCGCGTATCCATACCATCAAGATCAATCCGGACAAGATCAAAGACGTTATCGGTAAAGGCGGTTCTGTTATCCGTGCCCTGACCGAAGAAACTGGCACCACCATCGAAATCGAAGATGACGGTACTGTGAAGATCGCAGCGACCGACGGCGAGAAGGCGAAAAATGCTATTCGTCGTATCGAAGAGATCACTGCAGAAATCGAAGTAGGCCGCGTCTACAATGGTAAAGTGACTCGTATCGTTGACTTTGGCGCATTTGTTGCCATCGGCGGCGGTAAAGAAGGTCTGGTCCACATCTCTCAAATCGCCGACAAGCGTGTTGAGAAAGTGACCGACTACCTGCAGATGGGTCAGGAAGTACCGGTGAAAGTTCTGGAAGTCGATCGCCAGGGCCGTATCCGTCTGAGCATTAAAGAAGCGACTGAGCAGTCTCAACCTGCTGCAGCACCGGAAGCTCCGGCTGCAGAACAGGGCGAGTAAGGTTGCCATTTGCCCTCCGCTGCGGCGGGGGGCTTTTAACCGGGCAGGACGCCTTGTTAGCAACCGGGAACAGGACGTTCATTCAACCGTGGTCTTCGGGAGTGGGAAATGAAGCCTTTTTTGCGCTGGTGTTTCGTTGCGACAGCACTTACGCTTGCAGGATGCAGTAATACTTCCTGGCGTAAAAGTGAAGTCCTCGCGGTACCATTGCAACCGACTTTGCAGCAGGAAGTGATTCTGGCACGTATGGAACAAATCCTTGCCAGTCGGGCTTTAACCGATGACGAACGCGCACAGCTTTTATATGAGCGCGGAGTGTTGTATGATAGTCTCGGTCTGAGGGCATTAGCGCGTAACGATTTTTCGCAAGCGCTGGCAATCCGACCGGATATGCCTGAAGTATTCAATTACTTAGGCATATATTTAACGCAGGCAGGCAATTTTGATGCTGCCTATGAAGCGTTTGATTCTGTACTTGAGCTTGATCCAACTTACAACTACGCGCACTTGAATCGCGGGATCGCATTATATTACGGCGGTCGTGACAAGTTAGCGCAAGATGATCTGCTAGCGTTTTATCAAGACGATCCTAATGATCCTTTCCGTAGTCTGTGGCTTTATCTCGCCGAGCAGAAGCTCGATGAGAAGCAGGCTAAAGAAGTGTTAAAACAGCACTTCGAAAAATCGGATAAGGAGCAGTGGGGATGGAACATTGTCGAGTTCTACCTGGGCAACATTAGCGAACAAACGTTAATGGAAAGGCTCAAGGCGGACGCAACGGATAACACCTCGCTCGCTGAGCATCTCAGTGAAACCAACTTCTATTTAGGTAAGTACTACCTAAGTCTGGGGGATTTGGACAGCGCCACGGCACTGTTCAAACTGGCGGTTGCCAACAACGTTCATAACTTTGTTGAGCACCGATACGCATTGTTGGAATTATCGCTCCTGGGCCAGGACCAAGATGACCTGGCAGAATCGGACCAGCAATAGCTGACGTACACATCAGCCCGTAATCTTTTTTGATTGCCATCACCTTAACGGGTGAGGGCGTTGTTGTTCGTTAATACACCTACTTTGAGCCGGTTCACACTTTTCAATGAAAATTGCTGATCAATTTCATGATGAGTTATGTAGACTGGCCGCCATTAATTTTGAGGCACACGTACTACATGGCTGAATTCGAAACCACTTTTGCAGATCTGGGCCTGAAGGCTCCTATCCTTGAAGCCCTTAACGATCTGGGTTACGAAAAACCATCTCCAATTCAGGCAGAGTGTATTCCACATCTGCTGAATGGCCGCGACGTTCTGGGTATGGCCCAGACGGGGAGCGGAAAAACGGCAGCATTCTCTTTACCTCTGCTGCAAAATCTTGATCCTGAGCTGAAAGCACCACAGATTCTGGTGCTGGCACCGACCCGCGAACTGGCGGTACAGGTTGCTGAGGCAATGACGGATTTCTCTAAACACATGCGCGGCGTAAACGTGGTTGCCCTGTACGGCGGCCAGCGTTATGACGTGCAATTACGCGCCCTGCGTCAGGGGCCGCAGATCGTTGTCGGTACTCCTGGCCGTCTGCTGGACCACCTGAAACGTGGCACTCTGGACCTCTCTAAACTGAGCGGTCTGGTTCTGGATGAAGCTGACGAAATGCTGCGCATGGGCTTCATCGAAGACGTTGAAACCATTATGGCGCAGATCCCGGAAGGTCATCAGACCGCTCTGTTCTCTGCAACTATGCCGGAAGCGATTCGTCGCATTACCCGCCGCTTTATGAAAGAGCCGCAGGAAGTGCGCATTCAGTCCAGCGTGACTACCCGTCCTGACATCAGCCAGAGCTACTGGACTGTGTGGGGGATGCGTAAAAACGAAGCACTGGTACGTTTCCTGGAAGCGGAAGATTTTGATGCGGCGATTATCTTCGTTCGTACTAAAAACGCGACTTTGGAAGTGGCAGAAGCTCTTGAG
The nucleotide sequence above comes from Escherichia coli. Encoded proteins:
- the rpsO gene encoding 30S ribosomal protein S15; amino-acid sequence: MSLSTEATAKIVSEFGRDANDTGSTEVQVALLTAQINHLQGHFAEHKKDHHSRRGLLRMVSQRRKLLDYLKRKDVARYTQLIERLGLRR
- the rbfA gene encoding 30S ribosome-binding factor RbfA; its protein translation is MAKEFGRPQRVAQEMQKEIALILQREIKDPRLGMMTTVSGVEMSRDLAYAKVYVTFLNDKDEDAVKAGIKALQEASGFIRSLLGKAMRLRIVPELTFFYDNSLVEGMRMSNLVTSVVKHDEERRVNPDDSKED
- the nlpI gene encoding lipoprotein NlpI, with protein sequence MKPFLRWCFVATALTLAGCSNTSWRKSEVLAVPLQPTLQQEVILARMEQILASRALTDDERAQLLYERGVLYDSLGLRALARNDFSQALAIRPDMPEVFNYLGIYLTQAGNFDAAYEAFDSVLELDPTYNYAHLNRGIALYYGGRDKLAQDDLLAFYQDDPNDPFRSLWLYLAEQKLDEKQAKEVLKQHFEKSDKEQWGWNIVEFYLGNISEQTLMERLKADATDNTSLAEHLSETNFYLGKYYLSLGDLDSATALFKLAVANNVHNFVEHRYALLELSLLGQDQDDLAESDQQ
- the infB gene encoding translation initiation factor IF-2 produces the protein MTDVTIKTLAAERQTSVERLVQQFADAGIRKSADDSVSAQEKQTLIDHLNQKNSGPDKLTLQRKTRSTLNIPGTGGKSKSVQIEVRKKRTFVKRDPQEAERLAAEEQAQREAEEQARREAEESAKREAQQKAEREAAEQAKREAAEQAKREAAEKDKVSNQQDDMTKNAQAEKARREQEAAELKRKAEEEARRKLEEEARRVAEEARRMAEENKWTDNAEPTEDFSDYHVTTSQHARQAEDESDREVEGGRGRGRNAKAARPKKGNKHSESKADREEARAAVRGGKGGKRKGSSLQQGFQKPAQAVNRDVVIGETITVGELANKMAVKGSQVIKAMMKLGAMATINQVIDQETAQLVAEEMGHKVILRRENELEEAVMSDRDTGAAAEPRAPVVTIMGHVDHGKTSLLDYIRSTKVASGEAGGITQHIGAYHVETENGMITFLDTPGHAAFTSMRARGAQATDIVVLVVAADDGVMPQTIEAIQHAKAAGVPVVVAVNKIDKPEADPDRVKNELSQYGILPEEWGGESQFVHVSAKAGTGIDELLDAILLQAEVLELKAVRKGMASGAVIESFLDKGRGPVATVLVREGTLHKGDIVLCGFEYGRVRAMRNEMGQEVLEAGPSIPVEILGLSGVPAAGDEVTVVRDEKKAREVALYRQGKFREVKLARQQKSKLENMFANMTEGEVHEVNIVLKADVQGSVEAISDSLLKLSTDEVKVKIIGSGVGGITETDATLAAASNAILVGFNVRADASARKVIEAESLDLRYYSVIYNLIDEVKAAMSGMLSPELKQQIIGLAEVRDVFKSPKFGAIAGCMVTEGVVKRHNPIRVLRDNVVIYEGELESLRRFKDDVNEVRNGMECGIGVKNYNDVRTGDVIEVFEIIEIQRTIA
- the truB gene encoding tRNA pseudouridine(55) synthase TruB; the encoded protein is MSRPRRRGRDINGVLLLDKPQGMSSNDALQKVKRIYNANRAGHTGALDPLATGMLPICLGEATKFSQYLLDSDKRYRVIARLGQRTDTSDADGQIVEERPVTFSAEQLAAALDTFRGDIEQIPSMYSALKYQGKKLYEYARQGIEVPREARPITVYELLFIRHEGNELELEIHCSKGTYIRTIIDDLGEKLGCGAHVIYLRRLAVSKYPVERMVTLEHLRELVEQAEQQDIPAAELLDPLLMPMDSPASDYPVVNLPLTSSVYFKNGNPVRTSGAPLEGLVRVTEGENGKFIGMGEIDDEGRVAPRRLVVEYPA
- the pnp gene encoding polyribonucleotide nucleotidyltransferase; the encoded protein is MLNPIVRKFQYGQHTVTLETGMMARQATAAVMVSMDDTAVFVTVVGQKKAKPGQDFFPLTVNYQERTYAAGRIPGSFFRREGRPSEGETLIARLIDRPIRPLFPEGFVNEVQVIATVVSVNPQVNPDIVAMIGASAALSLSGIPFNGPIGAARVGYINDQYVLNPTQDELKESKLDLVVAGTEAAVLMVESEAELLSEDQMLGAVVFGHEQQQVVIQNINELVKEAGKPRWDWQPEPVNEALNARVAALAEARLSDAYRITDKQERYAQVDVIKSETIATLLAEDETLDENELGEILHAIEKNVVRSRVLAGEPRIDGREKDMIRGLDVRTGVLPRTHGSALFTRGETQALVTATLGTARDAQVLDELMGERTDTFLFHYNFPPYSVGETGMVGSPKRREIGHGRLAKRGVLAVMPDMDKFPYTVRVVSEITESNGSSSMASVCGASLALMDAGVPIKAAVAGIAMGLVKEGDNYVVLSDILGDEDHLGDMDFKVAGSRDGISALQMDIKIEGITKEIMQVALNQAKGARLHILGVMEQAINAPRGDISEFAPRIHTIKINPDKIKDVIGKGGSVIRALTEETGTTIEIEDDGTVKIAATDGEKAKNAIRRIEEITAEIEVGRVYNGKVTRIVDFGAFVAIGGGKEGLVHISQIADKRVEKVTDYLQMGQEVPVKVLEVDRQGRIRLSIKEATEQSQPAAAPEAPAAEQGE
- the yrbN gene encoding protein YrbN — translated: MKIADQFHDELCRLAAINFEAHVLHG